The following proteins come from a genomic window of Actinomycetes bacterium:
- the dapA gene encoding 4-hydroxy-tetrahydrodipicolinate synthase, whose amino-acid sequence MTGLGEVITAMVTPFNQELEVDLNLTHKLMEYLVSNGSDGILLSGTTGESPTLSDQEKLKLFKYAKENFGSQAKIVAGTGSNDTRHTVELSRQAEQLGVDALLIVTPYYNKPTPEGVYRHFEAVASKVSLPIIVYNVPGRTGTNIDCSTCIRLSKIDNIVGIKEASGNLSQISEIARAKDKDFIIYSGNDCDTLPILSIGGQGVISVASHLMGKQIKKMIGAFKDSDIQQARDINNSLMDFFKVIFITTNPVPIKEALNLAGLDVGKTRLPLWQMEDYKKEKLIDILKKYSIIE is encoded by the coding sequence ATGACAGGGCTAGGAGAAGTAATAACGGCAATGGTTACTCCATTTAACCAGGAGCTTGAAGTGGATCTGAATTTGACTCATAAGCTGATGGAATATCTGGTATCCAATGGCTCGGATGGGATTCTGCTTTCTGGAACCACTGGTGAATCTCCTACTTTAAGCGACCAAGAAAAGCTCAAACTGTTCAAATATGCTAAAGAGAATTTTGGCTCACAGGCAAAGATAGTTGCGGGTACCGGTTCCAATGATACCAGGCATACAGTAGAGTTATCCAGGCAGGCAGAGCAATTAGGGGTAGATGCTTTGCTGATAGTTACCCCTTATTACAATAAACCTACACCAGAAGGTGTGTACCGCCATTTTGAGGCTGTTGCCAGCAAAGTCAGCCTGCCCATAATAGTTTACAATGTTCCAGGCCGTACAGGTACCAATATAGATTGCAGCACCTGTATCCGATTATCTAAAATTGACAATATAGTAGGAATAAAGGAAGCAAGCGGAAACCTGTCCCAGATTTCAGAAATTGCCAGAGCTAAAGATAAGGATTTTATTATATATAGCGGCAATGATTGTGATACTCTGCCAATATTAAGTATAGGAGGTCAGGGAGTAATTAGCGTTGCCTCTCATCTTATGGGAAAACAGATAAAAAAGATGATTGGGGCTTTTAAGGATAGTGATATACAACAGGCCCGGGATATAAATAATTCTTTAATGGATTTTTTCAAAGTTATCTTTATTACTACCAATCCTGTACCTATTAAAGAAGCATTGAATTTGGCTGGGCTGGATGTAGGCAAAACCAGGCTGCCTTTATGGCAGATGGAAGATTATAAAAAGGAAAAACTAATTGATATATTAAAAAAATATTCAATTATAGAATAG
- a CDS encoding ribonuclease J: MPKKSSLKVIPLGGLNEVGKNLTIFEKDNQIIIVDCGVMFPDEEMMGIDYVIPDFTYIKKNQHKVKAIIITHGHEDHIGALPFLLKEISAPVYATRLTMGLIKIKLNSSQRQQEFYEIDPDKPIEIGPFNVDFFRVNHSIPDGVGLIIKTDIGNVVHSGDFKIDQTPVDGKVTDFFKIIKAGQEGVLALFCDSTNSEEQGYTLPERDVGKTLEEKFNLADKRIIVATFASHIHRIQQIMDVAHKFDKKVAISGKSMLKTIRISSELGYLKIPEKTIVPITKIDDFPVRKIVILSTGSQGEPLSALNKMAMGEHKRVQIMGGDMVIISASPIPGNEKSISNTINRLIKQGADVFYESIAGVHVSGHAAREEIKMMIGLVRPKYFIPIHGENKHKIQNAKIAEEMGIDEKNVIIAQDGSILKMNSNLCRVSNSLNLKTIYVDGIGRGNIEDMVLKDRRLLSRDGIIIAIAGIDEENKKLVNMPEFVLKGVVYLENFDDILNDCKNVVTDSIRNAFDQNISNAAMVESYVNDRLEKYVYKKVRIRPIVTTKIVSV; this comes from the coding sequence ATGCCAAAAAAAAGTAGTTTGAAAGTAATACCCCTGGGGGGTTTGAATGAGGTTGGTAAAAATTTAACCATTTTTGAGAAAGACAACCAGATAATAATTGTTGATTGCGGGGTAATGTTTCCCGATGAGGAAATGATGGGAATTGATTATGTTATCCCTGATTTTACCTATATCAAGAAGAACCAACATAAGGTTAAGGCCATTATTATTACTCATGGGCACGAAGACCATATCGGCGCCCTGCCTTTTCTGTTAAAGGAAATAAGTGCGCCTGTATATGCCACCAGGCTTACCATGGGGCTGATAAAGATAAAGTTAAACAGCTCTCAGAGACAGCAGGAATTTTATGAGATAGATCCGGATAAGCCCATCGAGATCGGACCTTTTAATGTTGATTTTTTCCGGGTTAACCATAGCATACCTGACGGGGTTGGACTAATAATAAAGACGGATATAGGAAATGTGGTGCATTCGGGTGATTTCAAGATTGATCAGACACCTGTAGATGGAAAGGTTACTGATTTTTTTAAAATTATCAAAGCAGGCCAGGAAGGGGTTCTGGCTTTATTCTGTGACAGTACCAATTCAGAAGAGCAGGGATATACCCTGCCGGAAAGGGATGTGGGCAAGACCCTGGAAGAGAAGTTTAATCTGGCGGATAAAAGAATTATTGTAGCCACTTTTGCTTCCCATATCCACCGCATACAGCAGATAATGGATGTAGCCCACAAATTTGATAAGAAAGTAGCAATATCGGGAAAATCCATGCTCAAGACTATCAGGATATCTTCGGAGCTGGGTTATTTGAAGATACCCGAAAAAACTATTGTTCCCATTACCAAAATAGATGATTTCCCGGTAAGAAAGATAGTAATTCTTTCTACCGGAAGCCAGGGGGAACCTCTTTCCGCACTGAATAAAATGGCGATGGGTGAACATAAAAGGGTACAGATAATGGGTGGAGATATGGTTATTATTTCCGCCTCTCCCATACCCGGAAATGAAAAATCTATTTCCAACACCATTAACCGGTTGATAAAGCAGGGTGCCGATGTGTTCTATGAGTCAATAGCCGGAGTGCATGTATCAGGCCATGCAGCCCGGGAAGAGATAAAAATGATGATTGGACTGGTCAGGCCGAAATATTTTATTCCCATACATGGGGAGAATAAGCACAAGATACAAAATGCAAAGATCGCTGAAGAAATGGGCATAGATGAAAAGAATGTAATTATTGCCCAGGACGGTTCCATTCTTAAGATGAATTCTAATCTCTGCAGGGTTTCCAATTCATTAAATCTGAAAACCATATATGTGGATGGCATTGGCAGAGGAAATATAGAGGATATGGTTTTAAAGGACAGGAGGCTGCTTTCCAGAGATGGAATAATAATTGCTATAGCCGGAATAGATGAAGAAAATAAAAAACTGGTAAATATGCCTGAATTTGTATTAAAGGGCGTGGTTTATCTGGAAAATTTTGATGATATCTTAAATGATTGTAAAAATGTGGTCACCGATTCCATCAGGAATGCTTTTGACCAGAATATTTCCAATGCGGCTATGGTTGAAAGCTATGTTAACGACAGGCTGGAAAAATATGTTTATAAAAAAGTAAGGATCAGACCTATAGTTACCACTAAAATAGTTAGCGTATAA
- a CDS encoding DNA translocase FtsK, whose amino-acid sequence MAAKSKKKKKVNSKKKVNKKSVNYVKKRTEIYGIIVMALSLLLFIGLFGLGSRGIATSSVNNFLAYIFGLGKYISPFLLLFWGASFFIKRIKRLPSRFGWGFLLLFLSLLGVFSTTGNVDNIFDPVLMHSRGGIVGAGIFYGLSRLVGPIGSLIILAVLVLVSILIITKISLIELFRKIIKLVRYEKPPPIEMKTNTTRQNIKPEKPRAAVTEVEEKPPEVIDYSAQEETEVIKVNNQGQLEIPLVESEEEDTDYRLPPVSLLKKSKSVHPRLYKQNVKERAATLNQVFKDFNLAAKVNRVVRGPSVTLYELSLAPGVKVQRLLSLEDDFCVAMGSPDIRFLTPIPGKSAIGIEVPNQIRSLVTLGDIFDEKKLLDDSTLLEVPLGKNLSGDIVSMDIRGMPHVLIGGATNSGKSSCINSIIISLLLKVKPSQVKFIMIDPKMVELNIYNGIPHLLTPVVIEPRKAASALSWATEEMDNRFKVLSEYNFKSLEEYNYRIRSDSIEDLKPLPHIVIVIDELADLMMVSASEVEESIIRIAQKGRAVGIHLIIATQKPVVKIITGLIQGNIPARIAFNVAKNVDSRVILDQSGAEKLIGKGDMLYKSPTASTPLRLQGAFVTSKEIEIVTDYIKNIKKADYSKELAEKIHTQKKVDIEEDELLYDALEAVVDFGHASASLLQRKLKLGYSRAARIIDQLEEKGLVSGYDGSKAREVLISKDDLQKILNNRKGY is encoded by the coding sequence ATGGCTGCCAAAAGCAAAAAGAAAAAAAAGGTAAATAGCAAAAAGAAGGTTAATAAAAAATCAGTAAATTATGTCAAAAAAAGAACAGAAATTTATGGCATAATTGTGATGGCCCTGTCTCTTTTACTGTTTATCGGATTATTTGGCCTGGGCTCAAGAGGTATAGCAACTTCTTCGGTTAACAATTTTTTAGCTTATATTTTTGGTCTGGGAAAGTATATCTCCCCTTTTTTGCTATTATTCTGGGGGGCAAGTTTTTTTATAAAAAGAATCAAACGCCTGCCCTCAAGGTTTGGATGGGGTTTTTTACTGCTGTTTCTGTCCCTGCTGGGGGTTTTCAGCACTACAGGCAATGTTGATAACATATTTGATCCAGTACTAATGCATTCCAGAGGGGGTATTGTAGGGGCTGGCATCTTTTACGGCCTTTCCAGGCTGGTGGGGCCTATTGGTTCATTAATTATTCTAGCTGTTCTGGTCCTGGTATCCATACTTATTATAACTAAAATTAGTTTAATAGAGCTGTTTAGAAAAATAATTAAGCTGGTAAGGTACGAAAAACCACCTCCCATAGAAATGAAGACAAATACTACCCGGCAAAATATTAAACCCGAAAAACCCAGGGCAGCAGTTACTGAGGTAGAGGAGAAACCGCCGGAAGTAATTGATTACTCGGCACAGGAAGAAACAGAGGTAATAAAAGTAAACAACCAGGGCCAGCTGGAGATACCCCTGGTGGAAAGTGAAGAAGAGGATACTGACTACCGGCTGCCGCCGGTAAGCCTGTTGAAAAAATCAAAAAGTGTTCACCCCCGGCTGTACAAACAGAATGTAAAAGAAAGGGCAGCTACGCTCAACCAGGTATTTAAGGATTTTAACCTGGCGGCTAAGGTTAACAGGGTGGTAAGGGGTCCCTCGGTTACCCTGTACGAGCTCAGCCTTGCTCCAGGTGTAAAGGTGCAGAGACTGTTAAGCCTGGAAGACGATTTCTGTGTAGCCATGGGCTCTCCCGATATCAGGTTTTTGACCCCCATACCCGGCAAATCAGCAATTGGAATAGAGGTACCCAATCAGATAAGGAGCCTGGTTACTCTGGGGGATATATTTGATGAAAAAAAATTGCTGGATGATTCTACGCTGCTGGAGGTTCCGCTGGGCAAAAACCTCTCCGGCGATATTGTATCCATGGATATCAGAGGCATGCCTCATGTGCTTATAGGGGGAGCAACCAATTCGGGCAAGAGTTCCTGTATAAACAGCATCATAATTTCATTGCTGTTAAAAGTTAAACCCAGCCAGGTTAAATTTATAATGATTGATCCGAAGATGGTTGAATTAAATATTTATAACGGCATCCCTCATTTGCTTACCCCGGTGGTTATTGAACCCAGAAAAGCAGCTTCTGCGCTTTCCTGGGCCACAGAAGAGATGGATAACAGGTTTAAGGTTCTTTCAGAATATAACTTTAAATCACTGGAAGAATATAATTACAGGATCAGGTCTGATTCAATAGAAGACCTAAAGCCCTTGCCCCATATAGTTATAGTGATTGATGAGCTGGCAGACCTGATGATGGTCTCAGCTTCAGAGGTTGAGGAAAGTATAATCAGGATTGCCCAGAAGGGAAGGGCAGTGGGTATCCACCTTATAATAGCAACCCAGAAACCGGTAGTAAAAATTATAACCGGGCTTATCCAGGGAAATATACCGGCAAGGATTGCTTTTAATGTAGCCAAGAATGTGGATTCCCGGGTTATACTTGACCAGAGCGGCGCGGAGAAACTTATAGGCAAAGGGGATATGTTGTATAAATCTCCTACTGCCAGCACACCTTTAAGGTTGCAGGGTGCTTTTGTTACCTCCAAGGAAATTGAGATAGTTACCGATTATATTAAAAATATCAAGAAGGCTGATTACAGCAAAGAGCTGGCAGAAAAAATACATACCCAGAAAAAGGTAGATATAGAAGAAGATGAGCTGCTTTATGATGCCCTGGAAGCAGTGGTTGATTTTGGGCATGCTTCAGCGTCTTTGCTTCAACGAAAGCTGAAACTGGGCTATTCCAGGGCAGCCAGGATTATAGATCAGCTGGAGGAAAAAGGCCTTGTAAGCGGTTATGACGGGAGCAAGGCCAGAGAAGTGCTTATAAGTAAAGATGACCTGCAAAAAATATTGAATAATAGAAAGGGATATTAA
- a CDS encoding CinA family nicotinamide mononucleotide deamidase-related protein has product MECTILSIGTELSLGLVQDTNSHFIADKLAHIGIECNYMHIVRDNVEEISRILNLSLELSDVIIVNGGLGPTDDDVTRQAIARSLGLELVRDESLDAASLKYIRKIKTDEVRERLLRQSYVPKGAISFKPRIGSASGFAINYREKWIFSIPGVPREMSDMLEGNVIPMISEIIGSSEDRNIKKLVLMTTDISETEIEGRIKDLMPEAREQGIRVGITANPGFIKVILVGSDRGGKYIEDMAAKMKDRIGLNVYGFNDTRIGYHLKKVIEQKGRLITISTAESITGGLIGSMITDIDGSSAYYAGGVVAYSNDAKIRILQVDKDLIAKKGAVSSEVCIQMAKSSMKIFGSSYGVAVTGYAGPEGKEVGLVYCAIYGPGDKHSVSERKFIGTREDIKFRTAQYALNQLRIRVLEDE; this is encoded by the coding sequence GTGGAATGTACCATATTGAGCATAGGTACCGAATTAAGCCTGGGTCTGGTTCAGGACACTAATTCCCACTTTATTGCGGATAAACTGGCCCATATTGGCATTGAATGCAATTATATGCATATTGTCCGGGATAATGTTGAAGAAATAAGTAGAATCCTTAACCTGAGCCTTGAGTTAAGCGATGTCATAATAGTAAATGGCGGACTGGGTCCTACCGATGATGATGTTACCAGGCAAGCTATAGCCAGGAGTCTGGGTCTGGAGCTGGTCAGGGATGAATCCCTTGATGCCGCCAGTTTAAAATATATAAGAAAAATTAAAACCGATGAAGTGAGAGAGAGATTGCTAAGGCAGTCTTATGTGCCCAAAGGTGCAATATCCTTTAAGCCCAGGATAGGAAGTGCTTCCGGGTTTGCCATTAATTACAGGGAGAAGTGGATTTTCAGTATCCCCGGAGTGCCCAGAGAGATGTCCGATATGCTGGAGGGTAATGTAATTCCCATGATTTCAGAAATAATTGGAAGCAGTGAAGATAGAAACATTAAAAAACTGGTATTGATGACTACCGATATAAGTGAAACCGAGATAGAAGGCAGGATAAAGGATTTAATGCCTGAAGCCAGGGAACAGGGAATAAGGGTAGGAATTACTGCCAACCCGGGATTTATAAAAGTAATACTGGTAGGGTCTGACCGCGGGGGCAAATATATAGAGGATATGGCAGCTAAAATGAAGGACAGGATAGGCCTAAATGTTTACGGTTTTAATGATACCCGGATAGGATATCATTTAAAGAAAGTAATTGAACAAAAAGGCAGACTCATAACTATAAGTACCGCCGAATCTATAACCGGAGGGCTTATTGGAAGCATGATTACGGATATAGACGGCAGCTCCGCCTACTATGCTGGCGGGGTGGTTGCTTACAGCAATGATGCTAAAATCCGAATACTGCAGGTGGATAAAGACCTTATAGCTAAAAAAGGTGCGGTAAGCAGCGAGGTTTGTATCCAGATGGCCAAAAGTTCAATGAAAATATTTGGCAGCAGTTACGGTGTAGCAGTTACCGGTTATGCCGGACCAGAGGGGAAAGAGGTTGGTTTAGTTTACTGTGCTATTTATGGTCCTGGAGACAAACATAGTGTAAGCGAAAGAAAATTTATTGGAACCAGGGAAGATATAAAATTCAGGACTGCCCAGTATGCTCTTAACCAGCTGAGAATCCGGGTGTTGGAGGATGAATAA
- the thpR gene encoding RNA 2',3'-cyclic phosphodiesterase has protein sequence MNKVPAERLFVSINLPDHITETVYCQGRDYFSNHRAIKQIPQKNVHITLKFLGDVQAARIDEVEQAIASSVAGIKTFNIELDNRIDAFPAINKAGIIFIGVRQGAEDMEKIFTGLERNLDVLGFKPEKRKFVPHATIARIKKKMDIRRIAEKLNFKQFPVFKCDKIMLMESELKTTGAEYRIKREFGLKYF, from the coding sequence ATGAATAAAGTCCCCGCGGAAAGGCTGTTTGTATCCATAAATCTGCCTGACCATATAACTGAGACTGTTTACTGTCAGGGTAGAGATTATTTTTCTAACCACCGGGCTATAAAACAAATACCACAAAAAAATGTCCATATCACCTTAAAGTTTTTAGGAGATGTGCAGGCTGCCCGGATAGATGAGGTAGAGCAGGCTATAGCATCTTCGGTGGCTGGTATCAAAACATTTAATATTGAGCTGGACAACAGAATTGATGCCTTTCCGGCCATAAACAAAGCAGGGATTATATTTATTGGCGTCAGGCAGGGGGCAGAAGATATGGAAAAGATTTTTACCGGCCTGGAGCGCAATCTGGATGTTTTGGGGTTTAAACCGGAAAAAAGAAAATTTGTTCCTCACGCCACTATAGCCAGGATAAAGAAAAAGATGGATATAAGAAGGATTGCAGAAAAATTGAATTTTAAACAGTTTCCAGTGTTCAAATGTGATAAAATCATGTTAATGGAGAGTGAGCTAAAGACCACAGGAGCGGAATATAGAATCAAAAGAGAATTTGGGTTAAAATACTTTTAA
- the recA gene encoding recombinase RecA, with the protein MDRDKVIDSTLSQIERQYGKGTIMRLGNHGPLVAVPSISTGSIEIDLALGIGGIPRGRVTEIFGPEASGKTTLALHVIANAQKGGGIAAFIDAEHALDPIYARNLGVNTDELLLSQPDNGEQALEIAEILLKSGALDVIVIDSVAALVPKAELEGEMGDTQVGLQARLMSKALRKLTGVVNKTKTSVVFINQLREKIGILFGNPEVTPGGRALKFYASVRLDIRRIDSIKDGTNAIGNRIRVKVVKNKMASPFKSAEFDLMYGKGISREGSILDMGAELDIINRSGSWYSYGDEKIGQGRENAKAFLQQNPKIAEKVEKEIRKQCNFVESESKNKQNNSKE; encoded by the coding sequence ATGGACAGGGATAAAGTTATAGACAGTACCTTATCACAGATAGAAAGGCAATACGGTAAGGGCACCATCATGCGCCTGGGAAATCATGGGCCCTTGGTCGCGGTGCCTTCCATTTCCACCGGCTCTATCGAGATTGATCTAGCTCTGGGAATAGGAGGAATACCCCGGGGAAGAGTTACTGAAATATTTGGCCCGGAAGCGAGTGGAAAAACTACTCTGGCCCTGCATGTTATTGCTAATGCACAGAAAGGAGGGGGGATAGCGGCTTTTATTGATGCTGAGCATGCGCTAGACCCTATATATGCAAGGAATTTGGGTGTAAACACCGACGAACTTCTGTTATCCCAGCCTGATAATGGTGAGCAGGCGCTGGAAATTGCTGAAATACTTTTAAAAAGTGGAGCCCTGGATGTAATTGTAATAGATTCAGTGGCTGCTTTAGTGCCCAAAGCTGAGCTTGAGGGAGAGATGGGGGATACTCAAGTGGGGTTACAGGCCCGATTAATGTCTAAAGCCTTGAGGAAGCTTACAGGGGTAGTAAATAAAACTAAGACTTCTGTTGTTTTTATTAATCAGTTAAGGGAAAAAATTGGTATATTATTTGGAAATCCAGAGGTTACTCCCGGCGGCAGGGCACTAAAATTTTATGCTTCGGTAAGATTGGATATAAGAAGAATTGACAGTATTAAAGACGGTACTAATGCTATAGGCAACAGGATAAGGGTAAAAGTAGTTAAAAATAAAATGGCCTCTCCTTTTAAGAGCGCCGAGTTTGATTTAATGTATGGAAAAGGCATATCCAGAGAGGGCAGTATCCTGGATATGGGAGCAGAGCTGGATATAATAAACCGAAGTGGCTCCTGGTATTCATATGGTGATGAGAAAATCGGTCAGGGTAGAGAGAATGCCAAAGCATTCCTGCAGCAGAATCCAAAGATTGCCGAAAAGGTTGAAAAGGAAATCAGAAAGCAGTGTAACTTTGTAGAATCAGAAAGTAAAAACAAGCAGAACAACAGTAAAGAGTAG